One genomic region from Terriglobales bacterium encodes:
- a CDS encoding hydroxymethylglutaryl-CoA lyase, which yields MAESLKLIECPRDAWQGLKGQIPTEVKVQYLRALIGAGFKHIDAVSFVSPKAIPQMADSEQVLKQLDPPDDVEIIGIVVNEKGAERAVATEAVRTLGFPYSVSPTFLENNQKQSLEDALEELEKIEKRADQAGLDVVVYISMALGNPYGDLWNVDEVVEAVSLLESMEIQQISLADTVGLATPLLIGELVSAVMEKYSYLDLGVHLHSRADQAESKILAAYNAGCRRFDSVIGGLGGCPFAQDELVGNIPTERVLEALKQVGAPVPIRKPLDNVVAMSADIARKFGSNSHG from the coding sequence ATGGCTGAAAGCTTGAAACTAATCGAATGCCCCCGCGACGCCTGGCAAGGCCTGAAGGGTCAGATTCCTACCGAGGTGAAGGTCCAATACCTGCGCGCTCTGATCGGTGCGGGCTTTAAGCACATTGATGCCGTTTCGTTCGTCTCCCCAAAGGCGATCCCGCAAATGGCCGACTCCGAGCAGGTTTTGAAGCAACTCGATCCGCCCGACGACGTCGAGATCATCGGAATCGTGGTAAATGAGAAGGGCGCCGAGCGCGCGGTGGCAACCGAAGCCGTGCGCACGCTGGGTTTCCCTTACTCGGTTTCGCCCACATTCCTCGAGAACAATCAGAAGCAGTCGCTGGAGGATGCGCTCGAGGAGCTCGAGAAGATCGAGAAACGTGCTGACCAGGCTGGGCTGGACGTTGTGGTGTACATTTCTATGGCCCTCGGAAATCCTTACGGCGATCTGTGGAACGTCGACGAGGTCGTGGAGGCCGTCAGTCTGCTCGAGAGCATGGAAATTCAGCAGATATCGCTCGCTGACACTGTAGGCCTGGCAACGCCGTTGCTGATCGGCGAACTTGTCTCAGCGGTCATGGAGAAGTATTCCTATCTCGACCTCGGCGTTCACCTCCACAGCCGCGCCGATCAAGCGGAGAGCAAAATTCTGGCCGCGTACAATGCAGGTTGCCGCCGCTTCGATTCTGTCATCGGTGGTCTCGGCGGATGTCCCTTTGCGCAGGATGAGTTGGTCGGCAACATCCCGACGGAGCGCGTGTTGGAGGCGCTAAAACAGGTGGGTGCGCCCGTACCGATCCGCAAGCCTCTGGACAACGTGGTCGCGATGTCAGCAGATATCGCTAGAAAATTCGGAAGCAATAGTCACGGGTGA
- a CDS encoding acyl-CoA carboxylase subunit beta, with product MKPISSEATNVLETRIDATSARFEKNMRAMADLVSQVRNEEARISEGGGPKAIEVQHAKGRLTARERINLLLDPGTELFELGIYAAHGMYEEWGGAPAAGVITGLGRIHGRTFMLIVNDATVKAGAFFPMTAKKVIRAQNIAIDNHIPTVYLVDSAGVFLPLQEDVFPDTDDFGRVFRNNAVMSAKGIPQIAAIMGMCVAGGGYLPIMCDHVLMTDGSGLFLAGPALVQAAIGQKVSAEELGGASMHSAISGTIDYHEPNDEACLQRIRSLVDKMGERPRAPFDRAKPEAPLYAAEELYGIFESDAARPYDMKEIISRIVDSSRFDEYKAEYGKTLICGFARIGGYAVGVVANQALHQQQTDEQGHKRVEFGRVVYTESAEKAARFIMDCNQNLVPLVFLHDVNGFMVGRDAEWSGIIKAGAKMVNAVSNSVVPKIALIVGGSFGAGHYAMCGKAYDPRFLFAWPSARYAVMSGDSAAGTLVEIKIKQLERGGKKLSAEERMQLFESVKQTYDEQTDPRYGAARLWIDAIIDPLDTRDAIIAALSAASLNPEVPKFSVGVLQT from the coding sequence ATGAAACCCATCTCCTCGGAAGCCACCAACGTCCTCGAAACCCGGATCGATGCCACCTCCGCCCGCTTCGAGAAGAACATGCGGGCGATGGCCGATCTGGTCTCGCAGGTGCGCAACGAAGAAGCGCGCATCAGCGAAGGCGGTGGTCCCAAGGCCATTGAAGTTCAGCACGCCAAGGGACGCCTGACCGCGCGCGAGCGCATCAATCTGCTGCTCGACCCCGGCACGGAACTGTTCGAACTCGGCATTTACGCTGCGCACGGCATGTACGAGGAATGGGGAGGAGCGCCGGCGGCTGGCGTTATCACCGGCCTGGGCAGAATCCACGGCCGCACCTTCATGCTCATCGTCAACGATGCCACCGTGAAGGCCGGTGCCTTCTTTCCCATGACCGCCAAGAAGGTCATTCGTGCGCAAAACATCGCCATCGACAATCACATTCCAACGGTCTACCTGGTGGATTCCGCCGGAGTGTTTCTGCCGCTGCAAGAAGATGTTTTTCCTGACACCGACGATTTCGGCCGCGTTTTCCGCAACAATGCGGTCATGTCGGCGAAAGGGATTCCGCAAATCGCCGCCATCATGGGTATGTGCGTAGCTGGCGGCGGCTATCTCCCCATCATGTGCGATCACGTCCTGATGACCGATGGCAGCGGCCTCTTCCTGGCCGGGCCGGCGCTGGTGCAGGCGGCGATCGGGCAGAAGGTCTCAGCCGAAGAATTGGGCGGCGCATCGATGCATTCCGCCATCAGTGGCACCATCGACTATCACGAACCCAACGATGAAGCCTGCCTGCAGCGAATCCGGTCGCTGGTGGACAAGATGGGTGAGCGGCCGCGAGCGCCATTCGACCGCGCCAAGCCCGAGGCTCCGCTGTATGCCGCAGAGGAACTCTACGGAATTTTCGAGTCCGATGCCGCGCGGCCCTACGACATGAAAGAGATTATCTCGCGCATTGTGGACAGCAGCCGCTTCGATGAGTACAAAGCCGAGTATGGCAAGACGCTGATCTGCGGCTTCGCCCGCATTGGGGGATACGCGGTGGGCGTCGTTGCCAACCAGGCTCTGCATCAGCAGCAAACCGATGAACAGGGCCATAAGCGCGTGGAGTTCGGGCGCGTGGTGTACACCGAATCGGCGGAAAAGGCGGCACGCTTCATCATGGACTGCAATCAGAACCTCGTGCCTCTGGTTTTTCTCCACGATGTGAACGGATTCATGGTGGGACGCGACGCGGAGTGGAGCGGCATCATTAAAGCAGGAGCGAAGATGGTGAACGCCGTCTCCAATTCCGTGGTGCCGAAAATCGCCTTGATAGTCGGCGGATCATTTGGCGCCGGGCATTATGCAATGTGCGGAAAAGCTTACGATCCGCGCTTCCTGTTCGCCTGGCCCTCGGCGCGCTACGCGGTGATGAGCGGCGATTCTGCCGCCGGCACGCTGGTGGAGATCAAGATCAAGCAACTGGAACGCGGCGGCAAGAAACTGAGCGCCGAGGAGAGAATGCAGCTCTTCGAATCCGTCAAGCAAACGTACGACGAGCAGACCGATCCGCGCTACGGCGCAGCACGGCTCTGGATCGACGCCATTATCGATCCCCTGGACACGCGCGACGCCATCATCGCCGCTCTCTCTGCGGCATCTCTGAATCCCGAGGTGCCGAAGTTCAGTGTGGGCGTTCTGCAAACTTAA
- a CDS encoding enoyl-CoA hydratase-related protein, translating to MSFATITLRHENQIALVTFNRPEKRNAISFELIDDLMRALDEIERSEARVLILTGAGKAFCAGLDLEGLQGLVGKTHAENVKDSAKMAGLFRRIYDFPLPTIAAVNGAAIAGGTGLATMCDFTLAVPEAKFGYTEVRIGFVPAIVSSFLVMQVGHKIARDWLLTGRLFDAAEAYRHGLINELVPPDKLLPRAMEIANLLLENSPSSVILTKKLINGFIAEQFDRQIAQAIEDNARIRTTQDFREGITAFLEKRKPQWQGE from the coding sequence ATGTCCTTCGCCACTATCACGCTTCGCCACGAAAACCAGATTGCCCTGGTAACATTCAACCGTCCGGAAAAACGCAACGCCATCAGCTTCGAGTTAATTGATGACCTGATGCGCGCGCTGGACGAGATCGAGCGCTCAGAAGCGCGAGTGCTGATCCTTACCGGGGCCGGTAAAGCTTTCTGCGCCGGACTCGACCTGGAAGGACTGCAAGGTCTTGTGGGCAAGACGCACGCGGAAAACGTGAAGGACTCAGCCAAGATGGCAGGGCTCTTCCGCCGCATCTACGATTTTCCGCTCCCCACCATTGCCGCCGTGAACGGAGCCGCCATTGCTGGCGGCACAGGCCTTGCCACCATGTGCGACTTTACCTTGGCGGTCCCGGAAGCCAAGTTCGGATACACGGAAGTGCGCATCGGGTTCGTGCCTGCCATCGTTTCCTCGTTCCTGGTCATGCAGGTGGGTCACAAGATTGCCCGTGATTGGCTGCTCACCGGAAGACTCTTCGATGCGGCAGAAGCCTATCGCCACGGCCTGATTAACGAACTCGTGCCTCCAGACAAGTTGCTGCCGCGGGCAATGGAGATCGCGAACCTGCTGCTGGAGAACAGCCCTTCGTCGGTGATTCTAACCAAGAAATTGATCAACGGCTTCATCGCGGAGCAGTTCGATCGCCAAATTGCCCAAGCCATCGAAGACAACGCCC